The window CCGGACTTTGTACCGGTTCTCGGCTACCTGGATGATCTCATCCTGATTCCAACCGGTATTGCCCTGGCTATCAAACTGGTCCCTCATTCCGTTTTAGCCGAGTGCCGGGCACGGGCGCAGGACACTCTACAGAATGGAAATACTAAACCAGCTATTTAAGAATAAATACTTTTTACCATCATTGCAATCCGCAACACTTTTTGCATTCATACTTCTTATTTACGGGGCAATTGGTGTAACGACACATGATAAAGATTTTGCCCTGGTACTGCGGAATACAAACGTATCAAATCTTATCGTATGGTCATATTGGTGGCCATTAATAATTTTAACGGCAATACTTCTTTTTTTGATTATACCGACCCTGTTTTATTCGTTGTTTGTGATATTAAGGCGCTTATCTCTCAATGAAGTAGAATAACGCGGTACTCTGTCTCCTAAAATGACAGACTCCGGTCCGGTCGGAAGAGGACCAAACCGTGCCATTAACCAACACGGTACCACTTCTTGACAGCAGCAAAAAGCTCGTCTCTGTTCCTTGAGTTTATAAGGGCTGCCTGGACCTGTTTCTTCTCTGGATGACGCTTGCTGTACCCCACTGCAAATTTACGGAAATACCGTACGCTCTTTAGCATCGGGCGAATTTCCGCAATCAGCTCATAGTGTGTCAGTAATACTTCTCCCTGTTCCGCCAGGCTTGGTCCTTCCGGTTTCGGCCTGCCTTCCCACAATGCACGTGCCTCTTTGAATATCCAGGGATTGCCGATAGCGCCTCTTGCTATGATCACCCCGTCAAGCCCGCTCGTCTTCAGTCGCGTAATTACGGTCTCAGCATCCATTACGTCACCGCTGCCGATAATGGTTGCCTGGGGAAGCTGCCGTTTCACCTCTGACAGTAACTCCCAATCACCCATGTCCCGGTACATGTTTTTAACCGACCTGCCGTGGATGACGATCCCGTCAACTCCTTCGGCAACCGCTCCCTGGCAAATCTTCCAGAACCTGTCAAGCGACTCCTGGCTGCTGTCAAATCCCGTGCGTAATTTTATGGTGAGAGGACAGGAAACGGCATTTCTTACGGCTTGAATAATTTTGATCACGGAATCGGGCTCCTTCTGCAGGTATCCGCCACGGTGGCGCCTGAGAACCTTTGGAGCCGGGCAGGCAAAATTCAGATCAATCAGATCAAAACCAACATTGACAAATGATGCAGCTGCACCCGCCATCGTTTCAGGATTTGCACCGAGGATTTGGGCACCGACGGGACTCTCATCGGCTCCGGGCCGGAAAAACAGTTTGCGGGAGGCTTTCTCATGCAGGGCGATCATGTCGAGGAGAACTCCCGTATAGGTAAGGGGCGCACCATATCTGCGGGCCAATAAGCGCATCGCCCGGTCTGTATACCCACTTAAGGGTGCCTGGTAAAATGGTACTTCAAGGTTAAGGTTACCCAGTTTCAACATTATTCACCGCTTTCTTTTTTGTGCTTGAACGGAAATGCTCTGGTTCGGCTACTATACTAAAACCGATTTGGTTTTCGGTTTTTCTGGAAACCAAATCTTGGTGAAGGCATACTCGCTCCATATTATCTCGGATTTTATCCGAAAACCAGTATGAGATAAGTATATTTATTCTGATATCTGTAAATATCCTATTGTAAAACAAATTTGGCTTTAGCGCAATCGATCAGTGAAAATAAAGCTGTCACCTGAACAAAGTAAGACAACGTGTAACGTGTCTGCCCGCCTGTCCAATCAGTTCGGGCAGGAACTATGAATCAAGGAAAAATAAACAGTGTAATAAAAATTGTTATCATGGTAGCTGGTGCAGTCCCCACATTCTCTTCCCGCTTTACCTCGTATTCCTCCGGCCTGTGATACCTATAGCCTCTAGAATCCCTTGTACCACAACACCAGATGACTAACATAACAAAAAAAAATTGCTTGATTTGATTACAGGGTTTGGATAGTGTAATTTCGCTTCTCATATTCTCCTGACAAGTAAGATAAGTGAGAAGTTATTCGTTATACTCAACTTACAATACTTTTCGGATACAATCCAAGAAAAGCGGAGCGGGTATACCAGCAATCAGGCTCTGGTTTTTAGAAAAAATTCTAAAATCAGATCGGTTTGATTATATACAAAAATATCGAAGAATAAATGATATCCCTACTTGACTGGCTCGTAATTCTCCTCTACGCAGGTATCGTAATCACCTTTGGTTATTTCGCAGGAAAAAAGGAAAGCACAACTGACGACTATTTCCTGGGCAGCCGTAAAATGCCCTGGTTTTCCGTCATGATCTCCATTTACGCCACATCACTTTCCGCACTTACCTTCATCGGTGTACCGGGCGCTGCATTCGGCGGTGATTTTGTCTACCTGCAGCTGGCGATCGGCGATCTGGCCGGCCGTGTTCTTATATCAGCCCTGCTCTTAACCGCATACTACAAGAGTCGGATAACAACTATTTATGAATTTCTCGGTCACCGTTTTGGTCCGAGAAGCCGCGATGCCGGGACCGGGTTTTTTATCCTCACGCGATCACTTGCATGCGGTGTCCGCCTGGCAGGCTGCGCCATCGCCCTTTCCGTGGTCTTTGATATACCTCTTAACAGAGCAATCGTACTCATCGCCGCAGTAGCCCTTGTCTATACCACCCTGGGGGGAATCAAGGCCGTCATATGGACCGATACACTCCAGTTCTTTCTCTTTCTGGGAGGGGCATCCGTAACCCTGTTTGTTATCTGGTCTACCATTCCGGGAGGATTTGGTGAATTTTTTCGAATCGGTTCAGAATTTGGAAAATTCCGGATCCTTCATGTTTCCGCCTCACCATCCCACCCTGACTTTTTTTTGAACCTCAACAACCCGAATGCACTTGCAGCTGGTTTACTGTTCGGGTGTTTTACCACATTTGCGGTACTCGGGACCGACCAGGACCTTGTTCAGCGGATGCTGACGTGCGACCATGTCAGGAAGAGCCAAAAGGCCTTACTCTGGACCGCGATACTTAATTTCCCCATCACATTTCTTTTTTTATGTGTGGGAGCCGCCCTCTTTGCGTATTATAGAGTGGTACCTGATTCGACTGTTGATGCTTTTATTGCCACCCGCCACACCGATTACATTTTCCCCCATTTCATCAAAACCGTACTGCAGCCCGGATTGCGCGGTCTCTTGATAGCAGCACTGCTTGCAGCAGCCATGTCATCGCTTGATTCTGCCCTTAATGCCCTCGCTTCCACCTTCTATATTGATATTTATAAACGATATATCCGGCCGGAAACAGATGGAAAACATGCGGTGAGGATATCCCGTTTTTTTGTCGTACTGTTTGCCGCCGCCCTGACAGTCATAGCCATGAAGTTTGGTAGAACCGAATCTGTCCTGTGGCTTGGATTCAGGATTTTTGGTTATACGTATGGCGCCATGATCGGAATCTTCCTCCTTGCCGTACTTACCCGTAATCGCGGAAATGACATTGCCAATATTTTCATCATGATAACGAGTGTAATCGTGGTTGTTTTTCTGACTGCGGATTCAGTCGAACCATTCCAGGAAATCCGTTCAACGCTGCTCTCCCCTTTAGGAGTAGACAAAATTGCCTGGAAATGGTCGATTATAGCAGGTTCAATATGGACATTTGGAATCGGTGCTCTTTTTCCAAAGAAGTCACACTAGTTCACCAATACACCTGTTCAAATACTT is drawn from Candidatus Scalindua sp. and contains these coding sequences:
- a CDS encoding YkvA family protein, which codes for MAFLAELKQRTRHLKSESFALFLAARDPGTPWYAKLLVAGIVAYAFSPIDLIPDFVPVLGYLDDLILIPTGIALAIKLVPHSVLAECRARAQDTLQNGNTKPAI
- a CDS encoding tRNA-dihydrouridine synthase family protein is translated as MLKLGNLNLEVPFYQAPLSGYTDRAMRLLARRYGAPLTYTGVLLDMIALHEKASRKLFFRPGADESPVGAQILGANPETMAGAAASFVNVGFDLIDLNFACPAPKVLRRHRGGYLQKEPDSVIKIIQAVRNAVSCPLTIKLRTGFDSSQESLDRFWKICQGAVAEGVDGIVIHGRSVKNMYRDMGDWELLSEVKRQLPQATIIGSGDVMDAETVITRLKTSGLDGVIIARGAIGNPWIFKEARALWEGRPKPEGPSLAEQGEVLLTHYELIAEIRPMLKSVRYFRKFAVGYSKRHPEKKQVQAALINSRNRDELFAAVKKWYRVG
- a CDS encoding sodium/solute symporter (Members of the Solute:Sodium Symporter (SSS), TC 2.A.21 as described in tcdb.org, catalyze solute:Na+ symport. Known solutes for members of the family include sugars, amino acids, nucleosides, inositols, vitamins, urea or anions, depending on the system.), with the translated sequence MISLLDWLVILLYAGIVITFGYFAGKKESTTDDYFLGSRKMPWFSVMISIYATSLSALTFIGVPGAAFGGDFVYLQLAIGDLAGRVLISALLLTAYYKSRITTIYEFLGHRFGPRSRDAGTGFFILTRSLACGVRLAGCAIALSVVFDIPLNRAIVLIAAVALVYTTLGGIKAVIWTDTLQFFLFLGGASVTLFVIWSTIPGGFGEFFRIGSEFGKFRILHVSASPSHPDFFLNLNNPNALAAGLLFGCFTTFAVLGTDQDLVQRMLTCDHVRKSQKALLWTAILNFPITFLFLCVGAALFAYYRVVPDSTVDAFIATRHTDYIFPHFIKTVLQPGLRGLLIAALLAAAMSSLDSALNALASTFYIDIYKRYIRPETDGKHAVRISRFFVVLFAAALTVIAMKFGRTESVLWLGFRIFGYTYGAMIGIFLLAVLTRNRGNDIANIFIMITSVIVVVFLTADSVEPFQEIRSTLLSPLGVDKIAWKWSIIAGSIWTFGIGALFPKKSH